Below is a window of Streptomyces genisteinicus DNA.
TGGCGGTCCCTCCGCCGGCTGCGCGAGGACGAGGTCCTCAGCTTCGGCCGTGACGAGGAGGAGTCCTTCGGCGAGCTGGTGGCCTGAGGGCACGACCGCCGCGTCGGGGGAGGCGGCGGAACGGGGAGGGGACCCACGGGGGTCCGGGGGGAAACACGGGGGACGCACGGCCCGTCGCGTCGGGGGAGGCGGCGGCAGGGATCCACGGGGGACACGGGGATCCACGGGGGAGAGCGGGGCCGGACAGACCGGGGGGTTCTGTCCGGCCCCGCTTCCGTGCCCGGGGCCGGGGCGCCGTCCGGGCCGGACGGTCCGCCGCTCAGGCCGCCTGGCGCGCGGCGGGCACCCGGCAGCGGCCCGCCGCCGCGTCCGCGAGCCGGCCCAGCGCCTCGGCCGCGCCGCACGGATGGGCGCCCAGCTCCGCCTGGCGGGCGACGATTCCGCGCTCCGCCCGCATCAGCCGCCAGCCGCGTCGCAGCAGGAACGGGACCGACTTGCGGCCCTCGCGCATGTCCCGCGCCAGCCGCCGGCGGAACGTCGTCGCCGGACGGCCCCGCAGGCAGAGCGCGTCCGCGAGGACGCCCAGCTCCTGGCAGCGGCGCACGATGTCGGCGGCGAAGATGCCCTCGGCGACGAACAGCGGGGTGCGCGCGATGTCGAACGTGTCGCGGCCCACCCGGGAGCTGGTGGCGATGTCGTACACGGGCACCGCGGTGCGCCCGGTCCCGCACAGCTCGGCGATCGCGGCGACCGCCGCGTCGGCGTCCCAGGACGCGGGTGAGTCCCAGTCGATGTCGGCGCTGCCCGTCACCTGGGGGAGCGTCGGGTCGTTGGCCTCCTTGTAGAAGTCGTCCAGGCGCAGGACCGGAAGTCCGGTGCGGGCGGCGAGGGACGACTTTCCGGAACCGGAAGGGCCCGCGAGCAGCACGACGCGGGTCGGGATGGGTTGGGAACTCACGGGAGACAAGTCTGACGCATGGACGCCGCTGTGGGACCCCCGAGGAGGGGGTCGGTGCCGAGCATCGCGTCACATCCGCGTTCCGTGCTCCCGCCGTCACCGGTCCGCGGCGCCGTCCGCAGCCCACCGTCCCCAGATCCCAGAGAAGGACAGACCATGGCCCGACACGCAGCTCCCTCCCCCCGGCGCGGCACACTGCTGCGCGCCGGCCTGACCGTCGCCGCGGCGGGCGCGGCGCTCGGCGCGGGCGCCGCCTCGGCGCAGGCCGCACCGGCGCCGGTCGGCGCCGAGTCCGTGCTCGGCGCCGTGCCGCTGGGGGCGGCGACGGGACTCGCCGCCAACTCCGTGGCGGGGGTCGGCGAGCTCAAGAGCCTCCAGCTGCACCCGCTGGCCAACACCGGAGTGGATCCGCTGGACAACGCGGTGGGCACGCAGGTCGCCGACTTCCAGCCGGTGAGCACCGCCCTGGTCACGGACAACATCACCCGCGGCCAGGCCCTGGAGGACCTGCCGGTGGCCGGGCCCGTGGCCCAGGGGCTGCTGCCCTGAGCCGGTCCGGTGCGCGGGGCGGCGGACGTCTCCGCCCGCCGCCCCGCGCACAGCGGGCTACGGCAGCGGCTCCAGGCAGAGGGTGAAGTCGCTGCTGCCGCCGTACTCGCGGTACTCGGAGTAGCGGTTGCGGTCGCACTGCGCGGTGCCGTCGTGGCGCTCGGCCACCTTGAACTGCGCCTCGGCCGAGCCGCATTCGACCACCGCGATGTCCGGGCTGATGGTGGTGCCGTTGTTGCGCACGCAGTCGCCCGCGCTCGCGGTGCCGGCGCTGTCGTCCATGACGACGGCGGTCACGACGGCTCCGGCCAGCGCCAGCGGGATCAGGACGCCGACGGCCGCGGCGCGGCGCATGATCGGCTTGCCCGGGACCATCGGCTGCTGGAAGCCGCCCGACGGCTCGGCGAGCTTCCTGAACTTGCCGCGGGCGCTCAGGTTGCCGATCAGGGTGAACGGTGTGAGCAGGAACGACTGGACGCTCCACCAGCCCTGGAGCAGCGTCTTCGCGCTCAGCTCACGGTGGACGGCCATGCCGCAGGAGCGGCAGAAGTGACCCTCCACCTTCTGGGTCCGGTTGGCGATGATCATGCCCTGGCGGGCACGGACCGTGGCCTCGGCCGCGGGGACGCTGCCGCAGAACTGGCAGCCGCCCGGCATGCCGCCCGGGCCGCCCTGCGGCGCCCCGGGCGCGAAGGGGTTGCCGGAGTTCTGCGGCTGTCCCTGGGGCTGCCCCTGGGCGAACGGGTTGCCGGACGTCTGCGGCCGTCCCTGCGGCTGTCCCTGGGGCTGCCCCTGCGCGAACGGATTGCCCGACGTCTGCGGCGGGACAGCGGCGTACGGGTTGCCCGGCGCGGGCTGCGCCGGCTGGCCGGGCTGGGCGGCGAAGGGATTTCCGGACGGCGGCTGGACGGTCATGTGTTCCCCCGGGGAGCAGATGTATGTACGGCGTAAGGACGCCGCACAGTACCGGAGCCGCCGCTACCGCCCGACTCCGGGGCACCCGGTCCGGCGGCCCGTGCCACCGGCCCGCTGCCGCGCGGTGCCGGACCCGCCCCGGACACGCCCGCCGGCGAAGCCGGCCGGCCGTGCCCGGTCCCCGCCGCACGCTCCGCCCCGGACGGCGCACGGCCCCGACGGGCGGTGCCCGTCGGGGCCGTGCGGGCCGCGGGCTCCTCTCCGTCCGGAGGAGCCCGCGGAGCCGGTCAGTACGCGGAACCGGACGCGCCGAGCGAGCCGGTCGGGTGCCACACCGTCTTGGTCTCCAGGAACGCCGTCAGACGCCGGGTGCCGGGATCGGCCGAGAAATCCACAGCCTGTGGACGCAGGACGCGCTTGAGGTTCTCCGCGGCGGCCGCCTCCAGTTCCTTCGCCAGCACCTCGTCGGCGCCGGTCAGGTCGATGCCGTTGACGTCCTGGTGCGCGGCGAGCGGGGCGGCGATCTCCGCCGTACGCCCGGAGAGCACGTTGACCACGCCGCCCGGCACGTCGGAGGTGGCCAGCACCTCGCCCAGCGACAGGGCCGGCAGCGGCGCCCTCTCGGAGGCGATCACCACCGCCGTGTTGCCGGTCGCGATGACCGGGGCGACGACCGAGACCAGGCCGAGGAGCGAGGACTCCTGCGGCGCCAGCACCGTCACCACGCCCGTCGGCTCCGGCGTGGACAGGTTGAAGTACGGACCCGCGACCGGGTTCGCCCCGCCCACGACCTGGGCGATCTTGTCCGTCCATCCCGCGTACCAGACCCAGCGGTCGATCGCCGCGTCGACGACACCGGCCGCCTTCGACTTCGACAGGCCCTCGGCGTCGGCGACCTCCCGCGCGAACTGCTCCCGGCGGCCCTCCAGCATCTCGGCGACGCGGTAGAGGACCTGGCCGCGGTTGTACGCGGTCGCCCCCGACCAGCCGCCGAACGCCTTGCGCGCGGCCACGACGGCGTCACGGGCGTCCTTGCGGGAGGAGAGCGGCGCGTTCGCGAGCCACGCGCCCTTCTTGGAGTCGGTCACCTCGTACACCCGGCCGCTCTCGGAGCGGGGGAACTTGCCCCCGACGTACAGCTTGTAGGTCTTGAAGACGCTCAGGCGCATCGGCTCAGACATCGAGGTAGGCCTCCAGACCGTGACGGCCGCCCTCGCGGCCGAAGCCCGACTCCTTGTAGCCGCCGAAGGGCGAGGTCGGGTCGAACTTGTTGAACGTGTTGGCCCACACCACACCCGCGCGGAGCTTGTTCGCGACCGCGAGGATGCGCGAGCCCTTCTCCGTCCAGATGCCGGCCGACAGCCCGTACTGGCTGTTGTTCGCCTTGGCGACGGCCTCGTCCGGCGTGCGGAACGTCAGCACCGACAGCACCGGGCCGAAGATCTCGTCCCGCGCCACCGTGTGCGCCTGCGTGACGCCGGTGAACAGCGTCGGCGCGAACCAGTACCCGGCCGCCGGCAGCTCGCACGCGGGCGACCAGCGCTCGGCGCCCTCCGCCTCGCCCGCCTCCACCAGCGCGGTGATACGGGACAGCTGCTCCTCGGAGTTGATCGCCCCGATGTCCGTGTTCTTGTCCAGCGGGTCGCCGAGGCGCAGTGTGGACAGCCGGCGCTTCAGCGACTCCAGCAGCTCGTCCTGGACCGACTCCTGCACCAGCAGCCGCGAGCCCGCGCAGCAGACCTGGCCCTGGTTGAAGAAGATCCCGTTGACGATGCCCTCGACGGCCTGGTCGATCGGGGCGTCGTCGAAGACGATGTTGGCGCCCTTGCCGCCCAGCTCCAGGGTGACCTTCTTGTGCGTGCCCGCGACCTGCCGGGCGATGGCCCTGCCGACCGCCGTGGAGCCGGTGAACGCGACCTTGTCCACGTCCGGGTGCCCGACGAGGGCCGCGCCGGTGTCCCCGTAGCCCGTGAGGATGTTCACGACACCCCTGGGGAGCCCGGCCTGCCGGCAGATGTCGGCGAAGAAGAGCGCGGACAGCGGGGTCGTCTCGGCCGGCTTCAGCACGACGGTGTTGCCCGTCGCCAGCGCCGGGGCGATCTTCCACGCCAGCATCAGCAGCGGGAAGTTCCACGGGATGACCTGGCCCGCGACACCGAGCGGCCGCGGGGCGGGGCCGTAACCGGCGTGGTCCAGCTTGTCGGCCCAGCCCGCGTAGTAGAAGAAGTGCGCCGCGACCAGCGGGAGGTCCGCGTCGCGGGTCTCCTTGATCGGCTTGCCGTTGTCCAGCGTCTCCAGGACCGCCAGCTCACGGCTGCGCTCCTGGATGATCCGCGCGATCCGGAACAGGTACTTGGCGCGCTCGGCGCCGGGCAGCGCCGACCACTTCTCGAACGCCTTGCGGGCAGCCTTCACCGCCCGCTCCACGTCGGCCTCGCCGGCCCGCGCGACCTCGGCGAGCACCTCCTCGCTGGACGGCGAGACGGTCTTGAAGACCTTGCCCTCCGCGGCGTCGGTGAACTCGCCGTCGATGAACAGCCCGTACGACGGGGCGATGTCGACGACCGACCGCGACTCGGGGGCCGGTGCGTACTCGAATACGGAACCCATGATGATCAGTCCACTGTCACGTAGTCGGGGCCGGAGTAGCGGCCGGTGGCGAGCTTCTGCCGCTGCATCAGCAGGTCGTTGAGGAGACTCGACGCGCCGAAGCGGAACCAGTGGTTGTCCAGCCAGTCCTCGCCGGCGGTCTCGTTCACCAGGACGAGGAACTTGATCGCGTCCTTGGAGGTGCGGATCCCGCCGGCGGGCTTGACGCCCACCTGCACTCCAGTCTGCTCCCGGAAGTCGCGCACGGCCTCCAGCATGAGCAGGGTGTTCGCCGGGGTGGCGTTCACCGCGACCTTGCCGGTCGACGTCTTGATGAAGTCCGCGCCCGCCATCATGCCGATCCACGAGGCACGGTGGATGTTGTCGTACGTGGAGAGCTCGCCGGTCTCGAAGATGACCTTGAGCCGGGCGGCTCCGCAGGCCTCCCTGACCGCGCGGATCTCCTCGTACACCTTCATGTACTTCCCGGCCAGGAAGGCGCCGCGGTCGATCACCATGTCGATCTCGTCCGCGCCCGCGGCCACGGCGTCCGCCACGTCGGCGAGCTTCACGTCGAGGGCGGCCCGGCCCGCGGGGAAGGCGGTCGCCACGGAGGCGACCTTGACGCCGGAGTCCCCGAGCGCGGCCTTGGCGGTCGCCACCATGTCGGGGTAGACGCAGACCGCGGCGGTTCTCGGCGTCGAACGGTCGGTCGGATCGGGGTTGACGGCCTTGGCGGCGAGCGCCCGGACCTTGCCCGGGGTGTCCGCGCCTTCGAGCGTCGTGAGGTCGATCATCGAGATGGCCAGATCGATGGCGTACGCCTTCGCCGTGGTCTTGATCGAACGGGTGCCGAGGGAGGCGGCGCGCGCTTCCAGGCCGACGGCGTCGACGCCGGGCAGCCCGTGCAGGAAGCGGCGCAGCGCACCGTCGGACGCGGTCACGTCGGAGAGTGCTGGTGCATTGGTGGGCATGGTCACCAGAGGAGCATATCTACGCGCGTAGCGACCTGTACAGGGGGGACTCGCGCGGGGGCGCGGGGATCGGGCGGGGGCACGCCCGGGCGCGGTCCGCCTGGCCGGGTCCTCGCCGTGCGGCTCGCGGGGGGCCGGCGCGAGGGCGGGCCCGGGTGCGGCGCGGTGGTCCGGTCGGAGGGCGGCGACGCGGCGTGCGGCAGAATCGAACCCATGACGAGTTCCGAGCCGCCCGCCGAGCCCACGTACGCCGACCGGGTCTTCCGGTCGCCCGCAGCCATGGCCGGCGGCGGCCTGCTCATCGCGATCATCGCCTGGATCGTCGTCGACGCGCTGATCCGCGGGGAGGGGCGGACGCCGTGGCTGGCGCTCGCCGCCGCGCTCTTCGCCGTCCCCCTGATCGTCGCCTTCACCTTCCGGCCGGCGGTGTACGTCAACGACGAGCGTCTGCGGATCCGCAACCCGTTCCGCACGGTCACCGTGCCGTGGGGGGCCGTCGCGGACGTCCGGGCCGGCTACTCCAGCGAGCTCCTCACACGGTCCGGCGCCAAGTACCAGCTCTGGGCCATCCCCGTGTCGCTGCGGCAGCGCAAGCGGGCCGCCCGGCGCCAGATGCAGCGTGCCACGGACGACCCCCACGGGCGGACGTCCGTCTCGGCGGACGTCTCCGACGACGAGGCGCGCATGGCCCCGGCGGACCGCACGATCGCGGAACTCCGCGCCACGGCGGAGAGGCTCGGGGCGAAGCCCGGGCCCCAGGGCGAGGAGTCCTCCCGCTGGGCCGTCGAACTCCTGGCCCCCCTGGCCACGGGCGCGGTGCTGCTGCTGGTGCTGGTGGCGCTGTAGCGCGTTTTCGCGCGGGGCGCTCTTGTTCGGGGGCGTTGCGGTGTCCGCGGGTGCGGGTGCACGTTTGGGTGCGGGTTGGTTTGTGGCGCACCCACGCTGCGCGCGGGTTGTCCTCAGACGCCGGACGGGCTTTGTTGCGTGGTTGGGCTTGCGCCCTGCGTGCGGGCGGGGGTGGTGCACCCCCGCTGCGCGCGGGTGTCCTCAAGCGCCGGACGGGCTTGGGTTGCACGGCGCTGGTCCGGTGCGTGGAGTGGGAGTTGCGGGTCCCTCCGGAGGCTAGAGCGCCCGCTCGCCCCAGACTTGACTCGCCCTAGCCGGAGGACCGTCGGCCGCTTACGCCTCCTGCGCGCCCCGTGTCCGCGTGGAACGTACCGGCCCGCCGGTGTGGGGGCTGTCTCTTCGTCCGCGGGCCCGGTGGTCGTGCGTATCTCTTGCTGTGTGTGCGTGTCCGGGCCGGTGGTCGCGGCACGGCCTGGGGGACGGACGGGCTGGCTTTCCCACCTCCACTGGGCGCGAGGTGTCCTTGCCGGACGCGAAGATGTACGGGCGGGCGCCCACATCGCCTCGTGCCGCGTCCCCGGTCTCGGACGGCCCCCTGCACCCCCCACCCGCAGCCGAACATGCTCCCTCCCCTCGTCCGGCCGGTGCGTTCGCCGCGGACACGGGGCGCGCAGGAGGCGTAAGCGCCCGACGGTCGTCGAGTTAGGGGCAGTCATATTGGGGCGAGCGGGCGCTCTAGCCTCCGGAGGGACCCGCAACGTTCGTCCTGCGGTGCGGACCCGGTTCGGGCAACTCAAGCCTGTCCGGCGTTTGAGGACACCCGCGCGGAGCGGGGGTGCACCACCCCCGCCTGCACACAGCACACATGCCCGACCGGGCAACAAAGCCTGTCCGGCGTTTGAGGACAACCCGCGCGCAGCGTGGGTGCGCCACCCACACACCCGCACCGAACCACCCCGTCCGGCAAGGACACCCCGCGCGCAGCGTGGGTGCGCCACAAACCGACCCGCACCCGAGCGCAACGCCCGCCCCCGCGGAAACCGCCCCCCGTCCGGCAAGGACACCCCCGTGTCAGAGCCCCATCGCCTCGGAGAGGTCGTGCTTCAGGGCCTCCAGAACCCCCTTCGCCGCATCCCGCGCGGCGCTGAGCGCGGAGGGGGAGGGGACGGGGACGACGACCTCCAGGTAGCACTTGAGCTTGGGCTCCGTGCCGCTCGGGCGGACGATCACGCGGGCGGTGTACTCACCGTCCAGGGCGTACCGCAGGCCGTCCGTCGGGGGCAGCTTCGCCGAGCCTTCGGCGAGGTCCTCCGCGGCGGCGACCCGCAGGCCCGCCAGGGCCGTCGGCGGGGTCTCGCGCAGGGTGCGCATGGCGTCGGCGATGACGGTGAGGTCCTCGACCCGCACGGAGAGCTGGTCGGTCGCGTGCAGGCCGTGCTCGACGGCCAGTTCGTCGAGGAGGTCCGTGAGGGTGCGGCCCTGCTCCTTGAGCTCGGAGACGAGTTCCGCGACGAGCAGCGCCGCGGTGATGCCGTCCTTGTCGCGGACGCCGGCGGGGTCGACGCAGTAGCCGAGCGCCTCCTCGTACCCGTAGCGCAGCCCTTCCACGCGGGCGATCCACTTGAAGCCGGTGAGGGTCTCCTCGTGGGGGAGGCCCGCGGCGGCGGCGATGCGGCCGAGCAGGGAGGAGGAGACGATCGAGGCGGCGAAGACGCCCGACGCGTCCTTGCGGACGAGGTGGGCGGCGAGCAGTGCGCCGACCTCGTCGCCGCGGAGCATGCGCCAGCCGCCTTCGGCGGAGGCGTCCGGTACGGCGACGGCGCAGCGGTCCGCGTCGGGGTCGTTGGCGATCACCACGTCGGGTGCGACGGCCCGCGCTGCCTCGAAGGCGAGGTCCATGGCGCCGGGTTCCTCCGGGTTGGGGAACGCGACGGTGGGGAACTCCGGGTCGGGGTCGGCCTGTTCGGCCACGAGGGCGGGCGGCGGGAAGCCGGCGCGGGCGAAGGCGGCGGTCAGCACCTCGCGGCCGACGCCGTGCATCGCGGTGTAGACGACGCGCGCGGAGCGGGGGGAGTGGGGGGAGAGCACGGCGTCGGTGCGCTCCAGGTAGGCGCGGAGCACCTCGTCGCCGAGGGTCCGCCAGCCGTCGTCGGCGCGGGGGACGTCGTCGATGCTCGCGATGGCGTCGATGGCGTCGGCGATCTCGCGGTCGGCGGGGGGCACGATCTGGGAGCCGTCGCCGAGGTAGACCTTGTAGCCGTTGTCGCGCGGCGGGTTGTGGCTGGCGGTCACCTCGACTCCGGCGACGGCGCCGAGGTGCCTTATGGCGAAGGCGAGGACCGGGGTGGGCAGCGGGCGGGGCAGGACGGCGGCCCGGAGTCCGGCGGCGGTCATCACGGCGGCGGTGTCGCGGGCGAAGTCGGCCGACTTGTGGCGGGCGTCGTACCCGACGACCACCAGTCCGTCGCCGCGGCCCTTGGCCTTGAGGTAGGCGGCGAGGCCGGCGGCGGCGCGGATGACGACCACCCGGTTCATCCGCATCGGGCCGGCGCCCAGTTCGCCGCGCAGGCCGGCGGTGCCGAACTGGAGCGTTCCGGCGAACCGTTCACCGAGCGCGTCGAGGTCCCGGGCGCGGAGGAGTGCGGCGAGCTCGGCGCGGGTCTCCGGGTCGGGGTCCTCCGCGAGCCATGCCTCGGCCCGCGTGATGACGTCCTGCTGCACGGTTGGTCCGCCTCTCGTGGTGGTCGTCAGGATGGTCGTCGTGGTGGCGTCCGGCCGCCGGACGCCGGGGGTCAGATGCGCTCCAGCACCCGGGTCAGCAGCGCGCCCATCCGGGCGGCCGAGTCGCGGCCGGCCTGGAGGACCTCCTCGTGGTTGAGCGGTTCGCCCGACAGGCCGGCGGCGAGGTTGGTGACGAGGGAGATGCCGAGCACCTCGGCGCCGGCCTCGCGGGCGGCGATGGCCTCCAGCACGGTGGACATGCCGACCAGGTCGCCGCCCATGACGCGGACCATGCCGATCTCCGCGGGCGTCTCGTAGTGCGGGCCGGGGAACTGGACGTACACGCCTTCCTCCAGCGTCTCGTCCACCTCCTTGCACAGGGCCCGCAGCCGCGGGGAGTACAGGTCGGTCAGGTCGACGAAGTTGGCGCCGAGGATCGGCGAGGCGGCCGTCAGGTTGATGTGGTCGCTGATGAGGACCGGCTGGCCCGGCCGCATGCCTTCGCGGAGGCCGCCGCAGCCGTTGGTCAGCACGACGGTCTTGCAGCCGGCGGCGACGGCGGTGCGCACGCCGTGGGCGACGGCGGCGACGCCGCGGCCCTCGTAGAAGTGCGTACGGCCCAGGAAGACGAGGGCGTGCTTGTCGCCGATGCGGTAGGAGCGGATCTTGCCGCCGTGGCCCTCGACGGCCGGGGGCGGAAAACCGGGCAGATCCGTGACGGGGAACTCGGCCTCGGGGGCGCCGAGCGCGTCCACCGCGGGAGCCCAGCCGGAGCCCATCACCAGGGCGACGTCATGGGTCCCGGTGCCGGTCAGCTCGCGCAGGCGCGCGGCGGCGGCGTCGGCCGCGGCATGGGGGTCGGCGAGAGGGCCGAGGGAGTCCGGATTCACAGATGCGTTCACGCCGATGAGGGTAACCCGTGAATCCCTACGCGCGTAGATGACGCCGCGTACGGTCCTCGGATCGTTGCCTTGTCGTTTCCGACGAATGACGGCCGGATGGCGGCCGTGCGTCCCGCCGAGCCGGAGCAGGAGCCGTGGCCCGCGGTCAGCAGGGGCGCTTGCGCAGCTCCATCACGTAGTCGTGGGGCGCGCCCGCCGACTCCGCCGCGTCCGCGACCTCTCCCAGGTAGCGGGCGGAGGGCAGGCCGCCCTCGTACGCGTTGAGGACGTACACCCAGGCCGGCTCCTCGCCGTCCAGGGTGTGCACCCGCACCCGCATCCGGCGGTAGATGTCGAGCCCCACGCCCTCCCAGCGGTCCATGGAGTCCTCGTCCATCGGCGCGATGTCGTACAGCGCGACGAAGACCTGGGACCGCGGTGCCTCCACGATGGTGGCCAGGGCGCC
It encodes the following:
- a CDS encoding purine-nucleoside phosphorylase → MNASVNPDSLGPLADPHAAADAAAARLRELTGTGTHDVALVMGSGWAPAVDALGAPEAEFPVTDLPGFPPPAVEGHGGKIRSYRIGDKHALVFLGRTHFYEGRGVAAVAHGVRTAVAAGCKTVVLTNGCGGLREGMRPGQPVLISDHINLTAASPILGANFVDLTDLYSPRLRALCKEVDETLEEGVYVQFPGPHYETPAEIGMVRVMGGDLVGMSTVLEAIAAREAGAEVLGISLVTNLAAGLSGEPLNHEEVLQAGRDSAARMGALLTRVLERI
- a CDS encoding LppU/SCO3897 family protein, with amino-acid sequence MTVQPPSGNPFAAQPGQPAQPAPGNPYAAVPPQTSGNPFAQGQPQGQPQGRPQTSGNPFAQGQPQGQPQNSGNPFAPGAPQGGPGGMPGGCQFCGSVPAAEATVRARQGMIIANRTQKVEGHFCRSCGMAVHRELSAKTLLQGWWSVQSFLLTPFTLIGNLSARGKFRKLAEPSGGFQQPMVPGKPIMRRAAAVGVLIPLALAGAVVTAVVMDDSAGTASAGDCVRNNGTTISPDIAVVECGSAEAQFKVAERHDGTAQCDRNRYSEYREYGGSSDFTLCLEPLP
- a CDS encoding aldehyde dehydrogenase family protein, translating into MGSVFEYAPAPESRSVVDIAPSYGLFIDGEFTDAAEGKVFKTVSPSSEEVLAEVARAGEADVERAVKAARKAFEKWSALPGAERAKYLFRIARIIQERSRELAVLETLDNGKPIKETRDADLPLVAAHFFYYAGWADKLDHAGYGPAPRPLGVAGQVIPWNFPLLMLAWKIAPALATGNTVVLKPAETTPLSALFFADICRQAGLPRGVVNILTGYGDTGAALVGHPDVDKVAFTGSTAVGRAIARQVAGTHKKVTLELGGKGANIVFDDAPIDQAVEGIVNGIFFNQGQVCCAGSRLLVQESVQDELLESLKRRLSTLRLGDPLDKNTDIGAINSEEQLSRITALVEAGEAEGAERWSPACELPAAGYWFAPTLFTGVTQAHTVARDEIFGPVLSVLTFRTPDEAVAKANNSQYGLSAGIWTEKGSRILAVANKLRAGVVWANTFNKFDPTSPFGGYKESGFGREGGRHGLEAYLDV
- a CDS encoding uridine kinase family protein, which gives rise to MSSQPIPTRVVLLAGPSGSGKSSLAARTGLPVLRLDDFYKEANDPTLPQVTGSADIDWDSPASWDADAAVAAIAELCGTGRTAVPVYDIATSSRVGRDTFDIARTPLFVAEGIFAADIVRRCQELGVLADALCLRGRPATTFRRRLARDMREGRKSVPFLLRRGWRLMRAERGIVARQAELGAHPCGAAEALGRLADAAAGRCRVPAARQAA
- a CDS encoding PH domain-containing protein; the protein is MTSSEPPAEPTYADRVFRSPAAMAGGGLLIAIIAWIVVDALIRGEGRTPWLALAAALFAVPLIVAFTFRPAVYVNDERLRIRNPFRTVTVPWGAVADVRAGYSSELLTRSGAKYQLWAIPVSLRQRKRAARRQMQRATDDPHGRTSVSADVSDDEARMAPADRTIAELRATAERLGAKPGPQGEESSRWAVELLAPLATGAVLLLVLVAL
- a CDS encoding gamma-glutamylcyclotransferase → MSLYAAYAGNLDARLMTRRAPHSPLRSTGWLNGWRLTFGGEQMGWEGALATIVEAPRSQVFVALYDIAPMDEDSMDRWEGVGLDIYRRMRVRVHTLDGEEPAWVYVLNAYEGGLPSARYLGEVADAAESAGAPHDYVMELRKRPC
- the deoC gene encoding deoxyribose-phosphate aldolase, which translates into the protein MPTNAPALSDVTASDGALRRFLHGLPGVDAVGLEARAASLGTRSIKTTAKAYAIDLAISMIDLTTLEGADTPGKVRALAAKAVNPDPTDRSTPRTAAVCVYPDMVATAKAALGDSGVKVASVATAFPAGRAALDVKLADVADAVAAGADEIDMVIDRGAFLAGKYMKVYEEIRAVREACGAARLKVIFETGELSTYDNIHRASWIGMMAGADFIKTSTGKVAVNATPANTLLMLEAVRDFREQTGVQVGVKPAGGIRTSKDAIKFLVLVNETAGEDWLDNHWFRFGASSLLNDLLMQRQKLATGRYSGPDYVTVD
- a CDS encoding phospho-sugar mutase, translated to MQQDVITRAEAWLAEDPDPETRAELAALLRARDLDALGERFAGTLQFGTAGLRGELGAGPMRMNRVVVIRAAAGLAAYLKAKGRGDGLVVVGYDARHKSADFARDTAAVMTAAGLRAAVLPRPLPTPVLAFAIRHLGAVAGVEVTASHNPPRDNGYKVYLGDGSQIVPPADREIADAIDAIASIDDVPRADDGWRTLGDEVLRAYLERTDAVLSPHSPRSARVVYTAMHGVGREVLTAAFARAGFPPPALVAEQADPDPEFPTVAFPNPEEPGAMDLAFEAARAVAPDVVIANDPDADRCAVAVPDASAEGGWRMLRGDEVGALLAAHLVRKDASGVFAASIVSSSLLGRIAAAAGLPHEETLTGFKWIARVEGLRYGYEEALGYCVDPAGVRDKDGITAALLVAELVSELKEQGRTLTDLLDELAVEHGLHATDQLSVRVEDLTVIADAMRTLRETPPTALAGLRVAAAEDLAEGSAKLPPTDGLRYALDGEYTARVIVRPSGTEPKLKCYLEVVVPVPSPSALSAARDAAKGVLEALKHDLSEAMGL
- a CDS encoding aldehyde dehydrogenase family protein, coding for MSEPMRLSVFKTYKLYVGGKFPRSESGRVYEVTDSKKGAWLANAPLSSRKDARDAVVAARKAFGGWSGATAYNRGQVLYRVAEMLEGRREQFAREVADAEGLSKSKAAGVVDAAIDRWVWYAGWTDKIAQVVGGANPVAGPYFNLSTPEPTGVVTVLAPQESSLLGLVSVVAPVIATGNTAVVIASERAPLPALSLGEVLATSDVPGGVVNVLSGRTAEIAAPLAAHQDVNGIDLTGADEVLAKELEAAAAENLKRVLRPQAVDFSADPGTRRLTAFLETKTVWHPTGSLGASGSAY